In one window of Carassius auratus strain Wakin chromosome 28, ASM336829v1, whole genome shotgun sequence DNA:
- the LOC113047642 gene encoding retinal cone rhodopsin-sensitive cGMP 3',5'-cyclic phosphodiesterase subunit gamma: MSSGNSCESLSDSPISLIRVVGPTTPRRGPHTFKLRITRQFKSKPPKKGVKEFGDEIPGMDGLRTDITVVCPWEAFSHLELHELAQYGII, translated from the exons ATGAGCTCTGGAAATAGCTGTGAGAGTCTCAGCGACTCGCCTATAAGCCTGATAAGAGTGGTGGGACCAACAACACCCAGAAGAGGACCACATACATTCAAACTGAGAATCACAAGGCAATTCAAAAGCAAACCTCCCAAGAAGGGAGTCAAAGA ATTTGGAGATGAGATCCCAGGAATGGATGGTCTTAGGACTG ACATTACCGTGGTGTGTCCGTGGGAAGCCTTTAGCCATCTGGAGTTGCACGAGCTCGCCCAGTATGGTATTATTTGA